Proteins encoded together in one Caldicellulosiruptor saccharolyticus DSM 8903 window:
- the crcB gene encoding fluoride efflux transporter CrcB, whose protein sequence is MKLLVVGLGGVVGAVLRYIISKIFKEVMEREHPISTLFINVAGCFFIGFLSSKHLPQGYKLFLTTGLLGGFTTYSTFMLETSMYVKKSKHKKAFVYVFLSIVFGIMAAGAGIWLANAN, encoded by the coding sequence ATGAAACTTTTGGTTGTTGGACTTGGCGGGGTTGTAGGTGCAGTTTTGAGGTATATAATTTCTAAGATTTTCAAAGAAGTTATGGAAAGAGAACACCCAATTTCAACCTTGTTTATAAATGTAGCTGGGTGTTTTTTCATAGGTTTTTTGTCATCAAAGCATTTACCACAAGGATACAAACTATTTTTGACAACAGGTCTTCTGGGTGGGTTTACTACATACTCTACCTTTATGCTTGAGACATCAATGTATGTAAAAAAATCAAAGCATAAAAAGGCTTTTGTGTATGTTTTCCTCTCTATTGTGTTTGGCATAATGGCAGCAGGTGCTGGGATTTGGTTGGCGAATGCCAATTAG